DNA sequence from the Leptospirillum ferrooxidans C2-3 genome:
TTTTATCAGGTTTTGTATTAAGTAGAACCGCATTGGTAAATGAAAATAAAAAAAATATTTTAATAAATTCCATTAAAAGATTGCCAAGATTAGCGGTTTTAACAACAATAGCAACGCTTATTTCATGGACTTTTTTTTATTTAAATTTTTATCATTTCAAAGAGGCAGGAAAAATTACTAATTCTCCATGGCTAAGCAGCTTTGCTAATTCATATACGTCTGGCAATCCATTCCTGTTCTCATTTTGGGATGCATTAAATCAAGGATTATGGAAAACTTTTATAATTGGAGATTACTATTAGTCAATTCCAATTGAAGAATGAGTCTGAAAATCAGATCCTCCGATGAGGAAAAAGATCAGAATCGTTTCTGGTTAAAAGTCTGGATCTGAGTTTTTGGCTTTCTGATCCTCAGGCCCGTTTTTCAGGTCTTTCTGTCCAGGACTGAAAAAGGGAATCCCTAGCGATATTCATCTGTTCTGCCGCTTCATTATCCGTCTTTGACAAGGCGATCTTTTCCAGTTGGGACATGGTCACACCCGGTTTCAGGCAACTCTCCGAAGAGGGGAGGGACTTGAACTTTTCAAAAGGTGTTTTCATGTCCTCATATCGATAGCTTTTCTTCTCCTTTCCTTTTGTATCGGTCACGGTTCTGGGGAAGAAACAGGGCCGGTGGAAGTTCACGTAAGGGTTCAGGTGCTCCCGACAGAAGGTATTGACCTCCTTGGAAAAGACTTGGGGAATATGGGCATATCCCAGATGCTTTCTCACCACGGAAGCATTCTTGGATTCTGCCAGGGCATTGTCGTTTGAGTGTCGTGGCCGGCTCTTGGTAAGCTCGATCAGAAGCTTCTTCAGGAGCTTGGCGACCTGATAGTTGATATATTCCGATCCGTTGTCGGCATGAATGCCCAGAATCACGAAGGGAAAGGCCTCTATCATCTCTTTTAAAACCGGGATCAGGTAGGCTTCGCTGATCTTCTCGCAAGTGGCCACCACCTGGTACTGGGTCACGCAATCGACGGCATTGATGTGATAGACCCCTTTCTGCCCGTCCTGGTCTCCCTGATGCACGCTGTCGATCCGGAGATACCCGGGAGAGCCTTCCGGACGGGGAGCGCGTCGTTCCCCAATGGGAGCTTTCGTGGACCGGGTTTTCGTCCAATGCCGGCGTTTTGAGATGTACTCTTTGCCGCCCCTCAGGTTGTACAGGTGGGAGACCGAAATCCCGGAGAGGACAGCATACTTTTCTTCTCCGTAGATCTTAACGGCCCGCTCCATCAGCTTCTTCGTGGCGGGTCCGGAAAGGGTTCCATGCCGTTCATCCATCTCTGCCAGAAGAGCCACATCGCGAGGAGTAAAAACTCTCTTGAATCCCTGCCTGGGCGACTGGTATCCCAGTGTCACCGTCCCCGTGGCCTGAAATTTCCGGACAAGCCGGGTCACCTGCTGGCGGGAGAGTCCGGTCATCCGTTCAAGATACCGAAGGACCACACCCTTCTCCTTCCGTCCAAGTTTCTCATACCCAAACCGCGTCAGGGTGCGCTGAACAAAGGGGTATCGTTCCTCCTTGACCACACAGAACAGGCTCTCTATTCCTTTCAAAAACTCTTCTACTTGCATCAGCGTTTTGAGCTTCGCCTCGTCCATATTGATCACCATGCCCTATATTATGAACGATTCGATCTCTTTCAGACTC
Encoded proteins:
- a CDS encoding acyltransferase family protein, whose translation is MQMGIQQGGKRKESLEALRGLASIIVVLWHSILGFHPEWVGIFQNSSINFRLPCKYYFVLMNGTGAVILFFVLSGFVLSRTALVNENKKNILINSIKRLPRLAVLTTIATLISWTFFYLNFYHFKEAGKITNSPWLSSFANSYTSGNPFLFSFWDALNQGLWKTFIIGDYY
- a CDS encoding integrase catalytic domain-containing protein, producing MVINMDEAKLKTLMQVEEFLKGIESLFCVVKEERYPFVQRTLTRFGYEKLGRKEKGVVLRYLERMTGLSRQQVTRLVRKFQATGTVTLGYQSPRQGFKRVFTPRDVALLAEMDERHGTLSGPATKKLMERAVKIYGEEKYAVLSGISVSHLYNLRGGKEYISKRRHWTKTRSTKAPIGERRAPRPEGSPGYLRIDSVHQGDQDGQKGVYHINAVDCVTQYQVVATCEKISEAYLIPVLKEMIEAFPFVILGIHADNGSEYINYQVAKLLKKLLIELTKSRPRHSNDNALAESKNASVVRKHLGYAHIPQVFSKEVNTFCREHLNPYVNFHRPCFFPRTVTDTKGKEKKSYRYEDMKTPFEKFKSLPSSESCLKPGVTMSQLEKIALSKTDNEAAEQMNIARDSLFQSWTERPEKRA